One window of Nostoc sp. C052 genomic DNA carries:
- a CDS encoding DUF4385 domain-containing protein, with amino-acid sequence MAFDYSLDFKVIDFRQHPELYRVGKGEQGVLLVEPYKSEILPYWRFKTPEIARESSEKIYEMFLDYLDKDDFVGADMARKFIQMGYTRSRRYANHKSGRKYKQNSETSDAKKEILPYKVDPVKAESAAIFKAKWLQAKTNEKYQELLAKHKQMYDNISPLQINIPGD; translated from the coding sequence ATGGCTTTTGATTATTCTTTAGACTTTAAAGTTATTGATTTTCGCCAACATCCTGAACTCTATCGTGTTGGCAAGGGTGAGCAGGGTGTACTTTTGGTAGAGCCATACAAATCAGAAATTCTTCCCTACTGGCGGTTCAAAACTCCTGAGATTGCTAGAGAGTCAAGTGAAAAAATTTATGAGATGTTTCTTGATTATTTAGATAAAGATGATTTTGTTGGTGCGGATATGGCACGGAAGTTTATCCAAATGGGTTATACTCGCTCTCGCCGTTATGCTAATCATAAAAGTGGCAGGAAATATAAACAAAATTCCGAAACTTCAGATGCCAAAAAAGAAATTCTTCCTTATAAAGTAGACCCCGTGAAAGCGGAATCAGCAGCAATATTTAAAGCTAAGTGGTTACAAGCAAAGACAAATGAGAAATATCAAGAGCTTTTAGCCAAACATAAGCAGATGTATGACAATATCTCACCTTTGCAAATAAATATACCTGGCGATTAG
- a CDS encoding Uma2 family endonuclease has translation MVNLSFKQRIPHLENGDRLTRYEFERRYQAMPRHQKAELIEGVVYLASPLRFESHAEPHGHVIGWLWTYQIATPGVRLGIEPTVRLDRYNEPQPDGVLLITPTSQGQSRLSDDDYIEGAPELVIEIAASSVAIDLHDKKKVYGRNGVKEYIVWQIFENKLDWFRLQQGEYVSLEVDTDGIIKSQVFPGLCLSMSDLLAGNIPQVLAVLQLGLNSPEHQIFVQQLSS, from the coding sequence ATGGTCAACCTATCATTCAAGCAGCGAATTCCTCATTTAGAAAATGGCGATCGCCTCACTCGCTACGAATTTGAACGACGCTATCAAGCAATGCCCCGTCATCAAAAGGCAGAATTAATTGAAGGAGTTGTATACTTGGCATCCCCGTTACGCTTTGAAAGTCATGCTGAACCACATGGTCATGTAATTGGTTGGTTGTGGACTTACCAAATTGCCACTCCTGGTGTGAGATTGGGAATTGAGCCAACAGTCCGCTTAGATCGATACAATGAACCGCAACCAGATGGAGTGCTATTAATTACACCAACATCTCAAGGCCAATCTCGTTTGAGTGATGATGATTACATCGAAGGTGCGCCAGAACTCGTAATAGAGATAGCAGCTAGCAGTGTTGCTATTGATTTACATGATAAGAAAAAAGTCTATGGTCGTAATGGGGTAAAAGAATATATTGTTTGGCAAATATTTGAAAATAAATTAGATTGGTTTCGCCTACAACAAGGAGAATATGTATCCTTAGAAGTGGACACAGATGGAATTATCAAAAGTCAAGTATTTCCTGGTTTGTGCTTGTCAATGTCTGATTTACTTGCTGGCAATATACCGCAAGTATTGGCTGTGTTGCAGTTGGGCTTAAATTCGCCAGAACATCAAATATTTGTGCAGCAGTTGTCTAGTTAG
- a CDS encoding class I SAM-dependent methyltransferase codes for MLNFLHFIVTLAVILSCWLLNPTLTAQAATSSTTVYEQRIIHSPDGIGKYYMGREIAKVMGYTGAGWLERPSREGEEQPSKVVNALNLKSNDVVADIGAGTGYLSFRITPLLTTGKVLAVDVQPEMLEIIDLFKKEKNITNVEPVLATLNDPNLPSESIDLALMVDAYHELEYPQEVMQGIVKALKPSGRVVLVEYRGENPFIMIKGLHKMTQKQVRKEMQAVGLVWRETKNLLPQQHLMVFEKPNTNS; via the coding sequence ATGTTAAATTTTCTCCACTTTATCGTAACTCTTGCTGTGATATTAAGTTGCTGGCTGCTGAATCCAACCCTTACAGCACAAGCCGCGACTTCATCCACCACTGTTTACGAGCAACGGATAATCCACAGTCCAGATGGTATCGGTAAATATTACATGGGGCGCGAAATCGCCAAAGTGATGGGATACACCGGCGCTGGCTGGCTAGAACGTCCCAGCCGAGAGGGAGAGGAACAGCCAAGTAAAGTAGTTAACGCCCTCAATCTGAAATCTAATGATGTAGTGGCCGATATTGGCGCTGGAACAGGTTACTTAAGCTTTCGCATCACGCCGTTATTAACAACAGGTAAGGTGTTGGCTGTAGATGTTCAGCCAGAAATGTTAGAAATCATTGATTTGTTCAAAAAAGAAAAAAATATCACCAATGTTGAGCCTGTTTTAGCAACTCTTAACGACCCCAATTTACCATCTGAAAGTATTGATTTGGCGTTGATGGTAGATGCTTACCATGAACTTGAGTATCCCCAAGAAGTGATGCAAGGAATTGTGAAAGCACTTAAACCAAGTGGTCGAGTGGTTTTGGTTGAGTATCGGGGTGAAAATCCCTTTATTATGATTAAAGGTCTGCACAAAATGACTCAAAAGCAAGTCCGTAAAGAAATGCAAGCTGTTGGTTTAGTTTGGCGGGAAACTAAAAACTTGTTACCTCAACAGCATTTAATGGTGTTTGAGAAACCCAATACTAATTCGTAA
- a CDS encoding VOC family protein: MLSSTQSANNVLAPGNLRKVHHIALNVQDMQASRYFYGTILGLHELTGDEVPTTLVELVASGKVANFITPDGTILDLFGEPDLTPPNPDPEKTFTRAYHLAFDIDPQLFDRAVTVIRENKIAIAHGPVTRPTGKGVYFYDPDGFMIEIRCDPEAS, translated from the coding sequence ATGCTATCTAGCACCCAATCCGCGAACAATGTCCTTGCGCCAGGAAATCTGCGTAAAGTACATCATATTGCCCTCAACGTCCAGGATATGCAGGCTTCCCGCTACTTTTATGGCACAATCCTGGGTTTGCACGAACTCACAGGCGACGAAGTACCTACAACTCTCGTGGAACTTGTCGCATCTGGGAAAGTAGCCAACTTCATCACCCCAGATGGTACAATTCTGGATTTATTTGGGGAACCCGACTTAACACCACCAAACCCAGACCCAGAAAAGACCTTCACGAGAGCCTACCATCTGGCTTTTGACATCGATCCGCAGTTATTCGATCGCGCGGTGACAGTAATCAGAGAAAATAAAATAGCGATCGCACACGGCCCAGTCACTCGTCCCACTGGTAAAGGAGTGTATTTTTACGATCCAGATGGCTTTATGATTGAAATTCGTTGCGATCCAGAAGCTAGTTAA
- a CDS encoding class I SAM-dependent methyltransferase: MTDLDSYKQQLREFYGSRTTYDHEEGTRHPLEAKILLEFVPLHSGQKILDVATGTGLVAIPAAEKVGSEGYVIGIDMTPGMLHQARQKIAAAKLQNIELIEADAEYFNFSDSSFDVVFCCEAIVLFPDILAILQKWHRFLKSGGFVAFTCPPETAYMASLQQSLCARVLGVSLPHILEPLGTPEKCRNLLNQAGFRDIEIRIEPSGRYRPLKNNRLSWTAININFKGNPLLSTLSEEQLNQLQVEYQAEIEKLATEQGIWEDTTKLFVRARK, from the coding sequence ATGACTGATCTAGATAGCTATAAACAGCAACTAAGAGAATTCTATGGTAGTAGAACAACTTATGACCATGAGGAAGGTACTCGCCATCCTCTAGAAGCCAAAATTTTACTTGAATTTGTTCCACTACATTCGGGACAGAAAATCCTTGATGTGGCGACTGGAACGGGTTTAGTTGCGATACCCGCAGCTGAAAAAGTTGGTTCAGAGGGCTACGTGATTGGAATTGATATGACCCCTGGAATGTTACATCAAGCAAGACAAAAGATTGCCGCAGCAAAATTACAAAATATTGAATTGATTGAGGCAGATGCCGAATATTTCAACTTTAGTGATAGTAGTTTTGATGTTGTCTTTTGCTGTGAGGCAATTGTACTTTTTCCTGATATCCTTGCGATTTTGCAAAAGTGGCATCGCTTCTTAAAAAGCGGAGGGTTTGTAGCATTTACCTGTCCTCCCGAAACTGCTTATATGGCATCTCTTCAACAGAGTCTCTGCGCTAGAGTTTTGGGTGTATCACTACCACATATTCTTGAACCACTTGGGACTCCAGAAAAATGCCGCAATTTACTCAATCAGGCAGGTTTTCGAGATATAGAAATTAGGATTGAGCCATCAGGACGTTATCGACCTCTTAAGAATAACAGGTTATCTTGGACAGCAATTAATATAAATTTTAAAGGTAATCCCCTGTTGTCAACACTATCAGAAGAACAATTAAATCAGTTGCAAGTTGAGTACCAAGCTGAAATTGAGAAACTAGCAACCGAGCAAGGGATTTGGGAAGACACTACAAAGCTCTTTGTTCGCGCCAGAAAATAA
- a CDS encoding DUF1802 family protein: MLMELTTTFHALKEWAVAINALESGKTIMLLRKGGIHERNGHFQVAHKQILLYPTYEHQQAFMLKAEYADSVYPVTSGWHPETVRIGSWAEITDILPVSDESIVNTLLPFYIWNEHFISDRLKWKPRQPLYILLLRTYKLPQEQEIPYYAKYAGCKSWIDLDRSIHLQTAKPVLSNFAYSQLVETIREIVGDKLYAPSF; the protein is encoded by the coding sequence ATGCTGATGGAATTGACTACAACTTTTCATGCCCTCAAAGAATGGGCAGTTGCCATAAATGCTTTAGAAAGTGGCAAAACAATTATGTTGCTCCGCAAAGGCGGTATCCATGAACGAAATGGACATTTCCAAGTTGCCCACAAGCAAATTTTGCTTTACCCCACTTATGAACATCAACAAGCTTTCATGCTGAAAGCTGAGTATGCCGATAGTGTCTATCCGGTAACATCAGGCTGGCATCCTGAAACAGTTCGCATCGGCAGTTGGGCTGAAATTACTGATATTTTGCCAGTAAGTGACGAGTCTATTGTCAACACCTTGCTTCCTTTCTATATTTGGAACGAGCATTTTATTAGCGATCGCCTCAAATGGAAACCACGTCAACCCCTTTATATTCTCCTCCTGCGGACTTATAAACTACCCCAAGAGCAAGAAATTCCCTATTACGCTAAGTACGCTGGCTGTAAGTCATGGATTGATTTAGATCGATCAATTCACTTGCAAACAGCAAAACCAGTTTTATCTAACTTTGCATACAGCCAACTAGTAGAGACAATTCGCGAGATTGTCGGCGATAAATTGTACGCTCCATCGTTCTAA
- a CDS encoding alpha/beta fold hydrolase: protein MQVTTAPSTIPIPGKYWQWRGHNVYYVRAGEKQTQRPPLLLVHGFGASTDHWRKNITGLCQDFEVFAIDLLGFGRSAKPKLQYSGDLWRDQLHDFISEVIGQKAVLAGNSLGGYACLCVAAQHPNSVAGLVLLNSAGPFSDSQPTSEPEVLQTQIQPPKKPSSLEKLLGNSVKWIFQQPLAQFVLFQYVRQRWVIRQTLEKVYLDKSAVTDQLVEEIYRPAFDSGALDVFVSVFSSPQGEKVDVLLKQLTCSLLMLWGEADPWMNTRERSQKFRQYCPQLTEHLLTAGHCPHDEIPDTINQLLRDWVLSESVSVNN, encoded by the coding sequence ATGCAGGTAACTACAGCCCCCTCTACAATTCCAATTCCTGGTAAATATTGGCAGTGGCGTGGGCACAACGTTTACTACGTGCGTGCGGGAGAGAAACAAACGCAACGCCCGCCCTTGCTTTTGGTACACGGATTTGGTGCTTCTACAGACCACTGGCGCAAGAATATCACAGGATTGTGTCAAGATTTTGAAGTATTTGCGATCGACCTTTTGGGATTCGGGCGATCGGCCAAACCAAAGTTGCAGTACAGTGGCGACTTATGGCGCGATCAACTCCATGATTTTATCAGTGAAGTGATTGGTCAAAAAGCAGTATTAGCAGGTAATTCCCTTGGTGGTTATGCTTGCTTATGTGTTGCCGCCCAACATCCCAACAGCGTAGCTGGATTAGTATTACTCAATAGTGCCGGGCCTTTTAGCGACAGCCAGCCGACATCTGAACCTGAAGTTTTACAAACCCAAATTCAACCACCCAAAAAACCCTCTTCTTTAGAGAAACTTTTGGGTAATTCAGTTAAGTGGATTTTTCAACAACCTTTAGCTCAGTTTGTGTTATTTCAATACGTGCGACAACGTTGGGTAATTCGCCAAACTTTAGAAAAGGTATATCTTGATAAAAGTGCAGTTACAGACCAATTGGTAGAAGAAATTTATCGTCCTGCTTTTGATTCAGGTGCATTGGATGTATTTGTTTCAGTTTTTAGCAGTCCTCAAGGGGAAAAAGTTGATGTGCTGTTAAAGCAATTAACTTGTTCTTTATTGATGTTATGGGGAGAAGCTGATCCTTGGATGAATACTAGAGAGCGTTCTCAAAAATTTCGTCAATATTGTCCTCAACTCACAGAGCATTTATTAACAGCAGGTCATTGTCCTCATGATGAAATACCCGATACAATTAATCAACTTTTACGTGATTGGGTTTTGTCTGAGTCAGTGAGCGTGAATAATTAA
- a CDS encoding cation:proton antiporter produces the protein MQNLSLILVPVLAAQKVVGDGVIKPLGHHELLLVLVQLSLLLLVARGLGELMRRINLPPVVGELLAGVLLGPSLFGLLLPDLQAQIFPKSQEQSNLLSVISWLGVLFLLIVTGLETDLKLILRKGKTALLISLGGIIVPFITGFGLGWLLPNSFLADPEKRLVFSLFIATAMSISAVPVIAKVLMDLNLIRRDIGQVTLAAGMTDDTIGWILLSVVSGLASSGKFDFGTIFHSVSAAILFLAIAFTIGRTIVDQILRWVDDYVGGIAASISVVLILSLSAAALTHALGLEAALGAFVLGILAGQSRRFSNEAGHMLEVFTAAFLAPIFFASAGLKVNLLTLLVPQTLIFGLIVLAVACVGKFTGAYIGSRVGGLSHWEGLAMGSGMNARGAMEIVVATIGLSLGVLNPQMYSIIVMVAIVTSLMAPPLLRWSLSKVVMSEEEARRLEQEEQDSRSFIKQIQRVLIPTSGGPNIQLAAQLVGYMAHQNSIEVTSLYALSDKQPQNKARRTEATQVKDTAAEQALASVTEEMQLPTDTTLQTKTESGRNKAEVILNEANKNYDLIVLGASEQIRPQKALFNLLVDRVVQEAPCATMVVKSHLPQPKGEICKIPQQQLKKILVPTVGTEYSKNAVEMASTIAAQTGALVMIVNVINLPQVEYILYEQRSLNPVKEIAHDLLEQQAAIGRNLGADVKTYILQGTSPEREILKFAQTQEVDLIILGSSIRMVTGRVFFGHRVDAILSKAHCPVAVITVP, from the coding sequence ATGCAAAACCTGTCCCTGATATTAGTACCTGTACTCGCTGCACAGAAAGTAGTAGGTGACGGTGTAATTAAACCTCTCGGTCATCATGAGTTGCTGTTGGTGCTAGTACAACTGTCACTGTTGCTTCTGGTAGCGCGGGGATTAGGTGAGTTGATGCGCCGGATTAACCTACCGCCTGTTGTTGGAGAATTACTGGCGGGTGTGTTACTTGGCCCTTCTCTATTTGGCTTGCTCCTTCCAGATTTACAAGCACAAATCTTTCCCAAAAGTCAAGAACAATCTAATTTACTTTCGGTGATTTCTTGGTTAGGTGTGTTATTTTTGCTGATTGTAACTGGGTTGGAAACGGATCTCAAGCTGATTCTTCGTAAAGGTAAAACGGCTCTACTTATCTCGCTGGGCGGAATTATTGTCCCCTTTATCACCGGATTTGGACTGGGCTGGCTGTTACCAAATAGTTTTTTAGCCGACCCAGAAAAGCGATTGGTATTTAGTCTGTTTATCGCCACAGCAATGAGTATTTCAGCAGTACCAGTGATTGCAAAGGTATTGATGGACTTAAACCTGATTCGTCGTGATATTGGTCAAGTCACCTTAGCTGCGGGGATGACTGACGACACCATCGGCTGGATTTTACTTTCTGTGGTTTCAGGTCTAGCTAGTAGCGGCAAATTTGACTTTGGGACAATTTTTCATTCCGTGAGCGCGGCGATATTGTTTCTGGCGATCGCCTTCACAATCGGGCGTACTATTGTAGATCAGATTTTGCGCTGGGTTGATGACTACGTTGGTGGCATTGCTGCTAGTATCTCGGTTGTGCTGATTCTTTCACTCTCAGCCGCAGCACTTACCCACGCATTAGGTTTAGAGGCAGCATTAGGTGCTTTCGTACTGGGGATTCTAGCAGGTCAATCCCGCCGTTTTAGTAATGAAGCCGGACACATGCTAGAAGTCTTCACAGCAGCTTTTTTAGCGCCAATTTTCTTTGCTTCAGCTGGTTTAAAAGTTAACTTGCTAACCTTGTTAGTCCCCCAAACGTTGATATTTGGCTTAATTGTTCTCGCTGTCGCCTGTGTTGGTAAATTTACAGGTGCTTACATTGGTTCTCGCGTCGGCGGCTTGAGTCACTGGGAAGGTTTAGCGATGGGTTCGGGGATGAATGCTCGCGGGGCGATGGAAATTGTCGTTGCTACCATTGGTTTATCTTTGGGAGTGCTGAATCCCCAAATGTACTCGATTATTGTTATGGTAGCGATCGTCACTTCCTTAATGGCTCCGCCCCTTTTGCGCTGGTCTTTGTCAAAAGTAGTTATGAGTGAAGAGGAAGCTCGACGTTTGGAACAAGAAGAGCAAGATAGCCGCAGCTTTATCAAACAGATTCAGCGTGTCTTAATACCTACTAGTGGTGGTCCTAACATCCAATTGGCGGCGCAATTAGTCGGTTACATGGCTCACCAAAACTCGATAGAAGTTACCTCTCTATATGCCCTGAGTGATAAGCAACCTCAAAACAAAGCCCGCCGGACGGAGGCAACCCAGGTTAAAGATACTGCCGCCGAGCAAGCTCTAGCTTCTGTTACTGAAGAAATGCAACTCCCGACTGATACCACCCTGCAAACAAAAACGGAGTCTGGGCGTAATAAAGCGGAAGTAATTCTGAATGAAGCCAACAAAAATTATGACTTAATTGTATTGGGAGCTTCTGAACAGATCCGCCCCCAGAAAGCATTATTTAATTTGCTTGTTGACCGGGTTGTACAAGAAGCGCCTTGTGCAACGATGGTGGTGAAGTCGCACTTACCCCAACCCAAAGGCGAGATATGCAAAATCCCTCAACAACAGCTGAAAAAAATTCTCGTGCCAACGGTGGGGACAGAATATAGCAAAAATGCCGTAGAGATGGCAAGCACGATCGCAGCTCAAACCGGGGCATTAGTGATGATTGTTAACGTGATTAATTTACCACAGGTTGAGTATATTCTTTATGAACAGCGATCGCTAAATCCAGTCAAGGAAATTGCCCACGATCTGCTCGAACAGCAAGCCGCAATTGGCCGTAATCTGGGTGCTGATGTCAAAACTTACATTCTTCAAGGAACCAGTCCTGAAAGAGAAATCCTCAAGTTTGCCCAAACCCAAGAAGTTGACCTAATTATTCTCGGAAGTAGCATCCGTATGGTTACAGGTCGCGTTTTCTTCGGTCATAGAGTGGATGCAATTTTGAGTAAAGCCCATTGCCCTGTAGCAGTTATTACAGTGCCATAA